The nucleotide window TTTCACAAAAAAACAACCATGAGACGTTTTTTCGTAGATCCAGACAAAATAACCGGCGACCGGGCAATACTCACCGATACGGAAGCGCATCATATTAAAAACGTGCTCCGCCTTGCTCCGGGAAAATCAATCCGGCTTTTTGACGGCAGCGGCAATATCTACACGGCTGATATTGAAAAATTGGCTAAAACGCAAGTCGAAGTTCGAATCACCGCTTCAGAACCAGCGAAACCCACCGGCCCGGAAGTCTGCCTCGGCCAGGCCCTTCTTACCGGCAAAAAGTTTGACCTGATCATCCAGAAGGCAACCGAACTGGGTATCCATTCACTTTTCCCCTTTGTTTCCGCACACAGCACCGCGAAACAAACCAGGGACAATAAATTGTCCCGATGGGAACGGATTTCTTTTGAAGCCT belongs to Pseudomonadota bacterium and includes:
- a CDS encoding 16S rRNA (uracil(1498)-N(3))-methyltransferase → MRRFFVDPDKITGDRAILTDTEAHHIKNVLRLAPGKSIRLFDGSGNIYTADIEKLAKTQVEVRITASEPAKPTGPEVCLGQALLTGKKFDLIIQKATELGIHSLFPFVSAHSTAKQTRDNKLSRWERISFEACKQSNRPVPMKIQPISDYQSLLTSANEFDRKIIFWEDENSRSLDQLHPLESMNPQNSLLFLIGPEGGFRKDEVALATQNGFSSVTLGPRILRAET